The Juglans microcarpa x Juglans regia isolate MS1-56 chromosome 8S, Jm3101_v1.0, whole genome shotgun sequence genome has a window encoding:
- the LOC121244934 gene encoding protein FLX-like 3 translates to MAGRYHMPRQPENFRSSRDGPRLVVNRGPGPLPIHPSALEEEFQMQHREMKRTVVENRLVINDNTHLQRELTAAKDEIHKLGQVIHKLQAEKDAHVRELIERGLKLEADVHASEPLRAEVLHLRAEVQKMNSLRQDLSAQVQSLTQDINHLQAENQQLIAMRGDIDLMHKDLIEARRAYEYEKKANEKLVEQKLAMEENLISMAREIEKLRAEQLNTQRRTRAPDVRGYGVLNRSHETRYSSDAFADGYGRSWGHHDKHSSLRR, encoded by the exons ATGGCTGGGAGATATCATATGCCTCGTCAACCTGAAAACTTCCGCAGTTCACGTGATGGCCCTCGGCTTGTTGTGAACCGAGGACCAGGACCCCTGCCTATTCACCCTTCTGCTTTGGAAGAGGAATTTCAAATGCAGCATAGAGAAATGAAGAGAACAGTTGTTGAGAATCGTCTTGTTATTAATGATAATACACATCTTCAAAGGGAATTAACAGCTGCAAAAGATGAGATTCACAAACTGGGGCAGGTCATACACAAACTCCAGGCTGAGAAAGATGCACACGTCAGAGAGTTGATTGAGAGAGGATTAAAGCTAGAAGCTGACGTCCATGCTTCTGAGCCTCTGAGGGCAGAGGTTCTGCACTTAAGAGCTGAAGTTCAGAAAATGAATTCTTTAAGACAAGATTTGTCGGCCCAAGTCCAAAGCCTCACACAAGACATCAATCATTTGCAAGCTGAGAATCAGCAGCTAATTGCCATGAGGGGTGATATTGATCTGATGCACAAGGACCTTATTGAGGCCAG GAGGGCTTACGAATATGAGAAGAAAGCTAATGAAAAATTAGTTGAACAGAAGCTAGCAATGGAAGAAAACCTCATTTCTATGGCTCGTGAAATAGAGAAGCTGCGAGCAGAGCAGCTAAACACACAGAGGAGAACACGGGCACCAG ATGTTCGGGGTTATGGAGTGTTGAATAGAAGCCATGAAACCAGATATTCAAGTGATGCATTTGCTGATGGCTATGGCCGTAGTTGGGGACATCACGACAAGCATAGTTCTCTTCGACGTTGA